A single window of Streptosporangiales bacterium DNA harbors:
- a CDS encoding ABC transporter permease subunit has protein sequence MSTLQPTGRGIFARHDTAFGWTLRIVSLGIVLALWQWYGRLGESFAIAPVSEVAKALWTGLTEGDFLRATAGTLLTMAVGYVIAVVIGVSVGLFIGVSSYARNTLEPLVHAAYATPISLLIPVIGIYTGLDFRGRVTLTVLWCVFEILVATTTGVREAPTSLISVARSFTAPRTMIYRTIILPAALPYVALGLRIGVARAMRGAVTAELLLSAVNLGKILTHAGSTFDIPTLLAGIIFVMLLGLVLMYLAEGIEKRATRHRAA, from the coding sequence ATGAGCACCCTTCAACCCACGGGCAGAGGCATCTTCGCCCGTCACGACACGGCGTTCGGGTGGACGCTCCGGATCGTCTCGCTCGGCATCGTGCTCGCGCTCTGGCAGTGGTACGGACGGCTCGGTGAGAGCTTCGCGATCGCGCCGGTGAGCGAAGTCGCCAAGGCGCTGTGGACCGGCCTGACCGAAGGCGACTTCCTCCGCGCCACGGCAGGAACACTGCTGACGATGGCGGTCGGCTACGTCATCGCGGTCGTGATCGGGGTGAGCGTCGGGCTGTTCATCGGGGTGTCGAGCTACGCACGGAACACCCTCGAACCGCTCGTGCACGCCGCCTACGCGACACCGATCTCCTTGCTCATTCCCGTCATCGGCATCTACACCGGCCTCGACTTCCGTGGACGCGTCACGCTGACCGTGCTCTGGTGCGTCTTCGAGATCCTGGTGGCCACGACGACGGGAGTACGGGAGGCGCCGACATCGCTGATCTCGGTGGCCCGGTCGTTCACCGCGCCCCGGACGATGATCTACCGCACCATCATCCTGCCGGCCGCGCTCCCGTACGTCGCACTCGGTCTGCGGATCGGTGTCGCCCGTGCAATGCGTGGCGCGGTCACCGCCGAGCTGCTGCTCTCCGCGGTGAACCTCGGCAAGATCCTCACCCACGCCGGTTCGACGTTCGACATCCCGACATTGCTCGCCGGCATCATCTTCGTGATGCTGCTCGGTCTCGTACTGATGTACCTTGCAGAGGGTATCGAGAAGCGGGCGACGCGGCATCGGGCTGCGTGA
- a CDS encoding ABC transporter permease subunit, with translation MTNLGVAPVVRPPLYRRVWFQRTVTWGLLLVLWEWFGQQVGPFYFPTVGGTLDGLWSVTQDGSLLTVGRSFGHMFAGFGLAVVIGVPVGLLMGTSRIAEWMLSPYIKALFVTSLAALLPFVILLFGTGFEFRAAVVFLFSIFYIVITPANGVREIDRGLIEVTRSLSASRVKTFFSLVLPGSLPFIITGLRLGLGQAIQGVIIAEIWVTVGTGRKLVTLGLARELGEFFALAAVVVLIGAALTQLLIWAQRRFTPWAGDVEASLKGGE, from the coding sequence ATGACCAATCTCGGGGTCGCGCCGGTGGTCCGGCCGCCGCTCTACCGCCGGGTGTGGTTCCAGCGGACCGTCACCTGGGGGCTGCTCCTCGTGCTCTGGGAGTGGTTCGGGCAGCAGGTCGGCCCGTTCTACTTCCCCACCGTCGGAGGCACACTCGACGGTCTGTGGAGCGTCACACAGGACGGTTCGCTGCTGACTGTCGGCCGAAGCTTCGGCCACATGTTCGCCGGATTCGGGCTCGCCGTCGTGATCGGTGTTCCCGTCGGGCTGCTGATGGGGACCTCTCGTATCGCCGAGTGGATGCTGAGCCCGTACATCAAGGCTCTGTTCGTCACGTCGCTCGCCGCACTCCTGCCATTCGTGATCCTGTTGTTCGGCACCGGGTTCGAGTTCCGTGCTGCGGTCGTCTTCCTCTTCTCCATCTTCTACATCGTGATCACACCGGCCAACGGGGTACGCGAGATCGACCGGGGACTGATCGAGGTGACCCGGTCGCTCAGCGCGTCCCGGGTGAAGACGTTCTTCTCGCTGGTCCTCCCGGGAAGCCTGCCGTTCATCATCACCGGTCTGCGACTCGGCCTCGGCCAGGCGATCCAGGGTGTGATCATCGCCGAGATCTGGGTGACCGTCGGCACCGGCCGCAAACTCGTGACCCTCGGTCTGGCGCGGGAGCTCGGCGAGTTCTTCGCTCTGGCCGCCGTCGTCGTCCTGATCGGTGCCGCACTGACCCAGTTGTTGATCTGGGCGCAGCGCAGGTTCACGCCCTGGGCCGGCGACGTCGAGGCCTCGTTGAAGGGCGGCGAATGA